A segment of the Deltaproteobacteria bacterium genome:
TGGTCAGCACGTAGGCCTGCGCCTTGAACTTCGTGTGCGGCTTGATCGAGCCCGGCTTGGCCAAGACCTGACCGCGCTCCACGTCGTCCTTGCCCGTGCCGCGCAGCAGACAACCCACGTTGTCCCCCGCCTGCCCCTGGTCCAGCAGCTTCCGGAACATCTCCACGCCCGTCACGATCGTCTTCTGCGTCGGACGGATCCCGACGATCTCCACCTCGTCGCCGACCTTCACGATCCCCTGGTCCACCCGCCCCGTCACCACCGTCCCGCGGCCCGTGATCGAAAACACGTCCTCGATCGGCATCAGGAACGGCTTGTCCAGCGCCCGCTTCGGCTCCGGGATGTACGAGTCGAGCGCCGCCATCAGCTCGTCGATGCACTTGTTGTCCGCGTCGTTCTTGCCGTCCTTGAGCGCGTTGACCGCGCTGCCCTTGATGATCGGCGTCGTGTCGCCCGGGAAGTTGTACTTGCTCAGCAGCTCGCGGACTTCCAGCTCCACCAGCTCCAGCAGCTCCGGATCGTCCACCATGTCGCACTTGTTCATGAACACCACGATGTGCGGCACGTTCACCTGGCGAGCGAGCAGCACGTGCTCGCGCGTCTGCGGCATCGGGCCATCCGCGGCGCTCACCACCAGGATCGCGCCGTCCATCTGCGCGGCGCCGGTGATCATGTTCTTCACGTAGTCCGCGTGGCCGGGGCAGTCCACGTGCGCGTAGTGCCGGTTCGCGGTCTGGTACTCCACGTGCGCCGTCGCGATCGTGATCCCGCGCTCCCGCTCCTCGGGCGCCTTGTCGATCTGGTCGTACGCCATGAACGCGGCCAAACCCTTGGTCGCCTGACGCTGCGTGATCGCCGCCGTCAGCGTCGTCTTGCCGTGGTCCACGTGACCGATCGTCCCCACGTTCACGTGAGGCTTGTTGCGCTCGAACTTCTCCTTGGCCATTGCTTGCTCCTGGTCCTAATAAGTCGGGACGATGCTCTTCGCGACCGCCTCGGGAACTTCGGCGTAGTGCGAGAACTGCATCGTGTAGCTGGCGCGGCCCTGCGTCATCGACCGCAGCTGATTCACGTATCCGAACATCTGCGCGAGCGGCACGTCGGCGTGCACGAGCTGCGCGCCCGCGCGCGCCTCGAGGCCGGTGATCGCGCCGCGGCGCATGTTGAGGTCGCCCTGCACGGGCCCCACGAACTCGTCGGGCGTGACGACCTCGACGCTCATCACGGGCTCGAGCAGCGCGGGCTTGCCTTCGCGCAGGCCGTCGCGCATCGCGAGTGACGCTGCGATCTTGAACGAACGCTCCGACGAGTCGACGTCGTGCGCTTGCCCGTCGAGCAGGCGCACCTTGATGTCGACGACCTGGTAGCCCGCGAGCTCGCCGCTCTGCGCCGCCTCTTCGCAGCCGTGCTTGATGGCGGGCACGTACTCGCGCGGAATCGCCTCGCCCTTCAGGGCGTTCTCGAACACGAAGCCGCTGCCGGGCGCGCCGGGCGAGACCTCGATCTTCACCACGCCGTAATCACCGGTGCCGCCGGTCTGCTTGATGTAGCGGCCGGTGACGACGGCGGTCTGACGGATCGTTTCCTTGTACGAGACTTGCGGGCGGCCCACGTTGGCGGCGACGCCGAATTCGCGCTGGAGGCGATCCACCTTGATCTCGAGGTGGAGCTCGCCCATGCCCGCGAGAATCGTCTGGCCGGTCTCGGAGTCGACGGAGACGCGGAAGGTCGGATCCTCGGCGGCGAGCTTGCCGAGCGCGGTGCTCAGCCTCTCCATGTCCGCCTGCGTCTTGGCCTCGACCGCGATCTTGATCACGGGCTCGGCGAAGTCGATCGGCTCGAGCACCACCGGCGCGTTGCCCGCGCACAGCGTGTGGCCCGTCGCGACGTTCTTCATGCCCACCATCGCGACGATGTCGCCCGCGTACGCCGCGTCGATCTCTTGGCGCTTGTTCGCGTGCATCTGGAGCAGGCGGCCCACGCGCTCCTTCTTGCCCGTGGCGCTGTTCAGCACCTGGTCGCCGCTCTTCACGACGCCCGAGTAGACGCGCACGTAGGTGAGCTGCCCGACGTGCTTGTCCGTCGCGATCTTGAACGCGAGACCCGCGAACGGCTCCTTGTCGTCGGCCTTGCGCCTGACGACTTCTCGATCCTTCTCCGGCTTGTGGCCCTCGATCGCCGGCACGTCGAGTGGCGACGGCAGATAGTTCACGATGCCGTCGAGCAGCGGCTGCACGCCTTTGTTCCGGAAGCTCGAGCCGCACAGCACGGGAACGATGCGCAGCTTCAGCGTCGCCTCGCGCAGCGCCTTGCGCAGCGCGTCGACCGCGATCTGCTGGCCCTCGAGGTATTGAGCCATCAGCGCTTCGTCGACGTCGGCGGCGGCTTCGATCGCCTTCTCGCGGTACTCGGCCACGGTCGCGGCGAGCTCGCTCGGCACCGGCTCGTCGTGGAATGCGGCGCCGAGCTCGGTTCCGTCCCACACGATGGCCTTGTTCTCGAGCACGTCGACGACGCCGCGGAAGCCGTCCTCGCGGCCGATCGGCACGTGCAGCGGAATCGGATTCGCCGCGAGGCGTTCGCGCATCATGCGCATCACGCGCGGGAAGTCGGCGCCGATGCGATCCATCTTGTTCACGAACGCGATGCGCGGCACGTGATACTTGTCCGCTTGCCGCCACACCGTCTCGGACTGCGGCTCGACGCCACCGACGCCACAGAACACGGCGACAGCGCCGTCGAGGACGCGGAGCGAACGCTCCACCTCGGCGGTGAAATCGACGTGGCCAGGTGTGTCGATGATGTTGATGCGGTGTTCCTTCCAGAAGCAGGTCGTGGCGGCCGAGGTGATCGTGATGCCGCGTTCCTGCTCCTGCTCCATCCAGTCCATGGTCGCGGTGCCCTCGTGCACCTCGCCCAGCTTGTACGTGACGCCCGTGTAGAAGAGGATTCGCTCGGTAGTCGTCGTCTTTCCGGCATCGATGTGAGCCATGATGCCGATGTTGCGAGTTCGCTCTAGCGGAGCCTGCCTGGGCATTTGGTTTCGACTCGCGCCTTGGCGCTTACGCCGTCTCCAGGGTTCGTCGGTTCTCGGTTACCAGCGGTAGTGCGAGAACGCCTTGTTCGCGTCCGCCATGCGGTGCGTGTCCTCGCGCTTCTTCACCGCCTCGCCGCGCTCGTTCGCCGCGTCGATCAGCTCGTTCGCGAGCTTCTCGCGCATGCTGCGGCCGTCGCGCGCGCGCGACGACTCGACGATCCAGCGCATGGCCAGCGAAGTCGCGCGCTCGGGCCGCACCTCGACGGGCACCTGATAATTCGCGCCGCCGACGCGCCGCGACTTCACCTCGATGCGCGGCCGCACGTTCTCGACGGCGCGCCGGAACATCGCGATCGGATCATTGCGAGTCTTGCTCTCGATCTCGTCGAAGGCGCCGTAGAGGATGTGCTCCGCGGTCGACTTATTGCCGTCGCGCATGATCACGTTCATGAAGCGCGTGACGAGGCGATCGTTGAACTTCGGATCGGCGATCGTCTCGCGCTTGGCTACGACTCGGCGTCGGGGCATCTCGTTCTCTCGAAGCGAAGCGGCGGCTCGAAGGAGCCGCCGCGCTTGTTAGGGATTACTTGGGCGTCTTGGCGCCGTACTTCGACCGGCTCTGCTTGCGATTCGCGACGCCCGTCGAGTCCAGCGTGCCGCGCACGATGTGGTACCGGACGCCGGGCAGGTCCTTGACGCGGCCGCCGCGCACCAGCACCACCGAGTGCTCCTGCAGCGTGTGGCCCTCGCCCGGGATGTAAGCGTTCACTTCGTTGCCGTTCGTGAGGCGCACGCGGGCGACCTTGCGCAGCGCCGAGTTCGGCTTCTTCGGCGTCTGCGTGAATACGCGAATGCACACGCCGCGGCGCTGCGGGGAAGCGCCCAAGTCGGGCGACTTCGACTTCTTGCGGTTCGCGGTGCGACCGGCGCGAAGGAGCTGTTGGACGGTAGGCATTCACTCTCCGGCGATGGCGCCTGCGCTTGTTAGGGCGCGAGCCCCGCATTCCAAGATCCGAAAACCAAAGTGCGAAAAGCCCCTCTCAGCAACGCCCGCGGTGGCGAGGAGGCCGGAACGGGACATCCCAGGGCCGGGTGGGCAGCAGGGATGATCGATTCGGGCTGGCTTCTCGACGTCCGGGGCAGCCGTGGGCCGCGACCCAAATTCCTCAGAAGGCGCGGCAAGATATCGAGGGTCGATTCCGTGTCAACGCGAGTTCCGGGGGACTCGAGAGAAAAAGCGGCGCCCTCCCAGAATGCCGAGGGCCACCCCGCCGCGAGGACGAGGTGGCCCCCTCGATTCTGGACGACGCGCTAGGCCGGAAGCTCGTCCGCGTCCTCCGCGTCGTCGTCGACCGGCCTCGGAACCTCGAGCGGAGGCAGCTCGGGCAGGCTCGAGCTGCTGCCCTCCTCCAGCGCGTACCCGCCGGCCGGCGCATCGATCTGGATGCCGAGGTTCGTGTACCGCGAGAGCCCGGTCCCGGCCGGGATCAGCCGGCCCATGATCACGTTCTCCTTCAGCCCGTGGAGCAGGTCCGTCTTGCCCCAGATCGAGCCCTCGGTGAGGACCTTCGTGGTCTCTTGGAACGACGCCGCCGAGATCCACGACTCGGTCGAGAGCGAGGCCTTCGTGATGCCGAGGAGGATGGGCTCGCCGGTCGCGATCTTCTTGCCCTCTTCCTTCATGCGCTTGTTGGTCTCGTCGAACTCGACCTTGTCCACGTGCTCGCCCACGAGAAGGTCGGTGTCACCGGCCTCCTTCACGCGCAGCTTGCGCAGCATCTGGCGGATGATGACCTCGATGTGCTTGTCGTTGATCTTCACGCCCTGCAGGCGATAGACCTCCTGCACTTCGTCCACCATCCACTTCGCGAGCTCCTGCTCGCCCTCGATGCGCAGGATGTCGTGCGGGTTCGCCGAGCCGTCCATGAGCGGCTCGCCCTTGCGCACGCGGTCGCCCTCGTGCACCGAGACGTGCTTGCCCTTCGGGATCAGGTACTCGCGCTGCTCGCCGTCCTCGGTCGTGACGATCACGCGCCGCTTGCCGCGTGAGTCGGGACCGAAGCCGACCGTCCCATCGACCTCGGTCACGATCGCGGTCTCCTTCGGCTTGCGCGCCTCGAAGAGCTCCGCCACGCGCGGCAGGCCGCCCGTGATGTCCTTGGTCTTGGTCATCTGGCGCGGAATCTTCGCGACCGCGTCGCCTGCAGCGACCTGCTGCCCTTCCGTCGCCGAGAGGTACGCGCCCACCGGCAGCAGCGCCTGGTACACGATCTCGCCGGCGTCGTTCAGCACCGACACGCGCGGCCGCATGTCGGGGTCCTTCGACTCGACGATCACGCGCGAGGAGAGGCCGGTGAACTCGTCCACCTGCTCCTGCATCGTCGAGCCTTCGACGATGTCCTCGAGCTTGATCGCGCCGGACTGCTCCGTGAGGATCGGGTTCGCGAACGGGTCCCACTCGCACAGCACGCCGCCCGCCTTGATCGCCTGGCCGTCGTCGACCTTGATGTGCGCGCCGTACGTGACCGGGTAGCGCTCGCGCTCGCGGCCGCTCGGGTCGAAGATCCCGATCTCGCCGTTGCGGTTCATCGCGATCGCGCGCCCGTCGCGGTCCTTCACGGTGCGCAGGTTCGAGTAGCGCACCGTGCCGTCGCTGGTCGTCTCGTGGTGCGAGGCTTCCACGCGCCGCGTCGCCGCGCCGCCGATGTGGAACGTGCGCATGGTGAGCTGCGTGCCGGGCTCGCCGATCGACTGCGCCGCGATCACGCCCACCGCTTCACCGCGGTTGACCATGGTGCCGCGCGCGAGATCGCGCCCGTAACACTTCACGCACACGCCGCGCAGCACCTGGCAGGTGAGCACGGAGCGGATCCACACCTCGTCGACGCCGGCTTCCTCGATGATCTTGACGCGCTCTTCCGTGATCTCGTCGCCGGCCTTGAGCAGGGGCTTGCGCGTCACGGGGTCGAGCACGTCGAGCAGCGCGGTGCGGCCGAGGATGCGCTCGCCGATGCCCTCGATGATGTCGCCGCCCTCGACGAGCGAGATCATCTTGATGCCGTACTTCTGCGGCGCCTTTTCGCGCGTCGACTGGCGCACGTCCTCGAGGCAGTCGTCGTGCCGGATGATCACGTCCTGCGCGACGTCGACGAGACGGCGCGTCAGGTAGCCTGAGTTCGCCGTCTTGAGCGCGGTGTCGGCGAGGCCCTTGCGCGCGCCGTGCGTCGAGATGAAGTACTGCTGCGCCGAGAGGCCTTCGCGGAAGTTCGACGTGATCGGCGTCTCGATGATCTCGCCCGACGGCTTCGCCATCAGGCCGCGCATGCCGGCCAGCTGACGAATCTGCTGCGCCGAACCGCGCGCGCCCGAGTCGGCCATCATGTAGATGGAGTTGAAGCTCGGGACCTTCTTGTCCTTCGCGCTGCGCGTCTTGTCGATGCCGAGGTTCTCGAGCAGCTGGGCCGCGATCACTTCGCCCGCGTTCGCCCAGATGTCGATGACCTTGTTGTATCGCTCGCCGTCGCTGATCAGACCGTCGAGATACTGGTTCTCGACCTCCGCGACTTGCTGCTGCGCTTCGCTGATGAAGCGCTCCTTGTCCGGCGGAACCATCATGTCGTCGAGGCAGATCGAAACGCCCGCCTTCGTCGCGTTCTGGTAGCCGAGCGTGCGCAGCCGGTCGGCGAGCAGCACCGTCGCCTTGTTGCCGAGGCGGCGATACGCCTGGTCGATCAGCTCGCCGAGCGCCTTCTTGTCCATCACCTGGTTGATGAACTTGAACGGAATCTCCTCGGGCACGATCTCCGAGAGCAGCACGCGGCCGGTCGTGGTCTCGGCCGTGGCGCCGTTCATGCGCACCTTGATGCCGGCATGAATGTCGAGCTCGCCCGAGTCGTACGCGACGCGCACTTCTTCGGGGCTCGCAAAGCGCCGCCCTTCGCCGAGCGCGCCCGGGCGCTCGCGCGTCATGTAGTAACAACCGAGCACGATGTCCTGGCTCGGGTCGATGATCGGGCGGCCGGTCGCCGGGCTCAGGATGTTGTTGGTCGACATCATGAGCACGCGCGCTTCGATCTGAGCTTCGATCGAGAGCGGCACGTGCACGGCCATCTGGTCGCCGTCGAAGTCGGCGTTGAAGGCCTTGCACACGAGCGGGTGCAGCTGAATCGCCTTGCCGTCGATCAGCACGGGCTCGAACGCCTGCATGCCGAGGCGGTGCAGCGTCGGCGCGCGGTTCAGGATGACCGGGTGCTCCTTGATCACCTCCGCGAGGATGTCCCACACCTCGGGGCGCTCGCGCTCGACCATCTTCTTCGCGGCCTTGATGGTCGTGACGTAGCCGCGCTGCTCGAGCTTCGAGTAGATGAACGGCTTGAACAGCTCGAGCGCCATGCGCGACGGCAGGCCGCACTGGTGGAGGCGCAGCTCCGGGCCGGCCACGATCACCGAGCGGCCCGAGTAGTCGACGCGCTTCCCCAACAAGTTCTGGCGGAAGCGGCCCGACTTGCCCTTGAGCATGTCGCTGAGCGACTTCAGCGGACGCTTGCTCGGGCCCGTGATCACGCGGCCGCGCCGGCCGTTGTCGAACAGCGCGTCCACCGCCTCTTGAAGCATGCGCTTCTCGTTGCGGATGATGACCTCGGGCGCGTTCAGCTCCTGCAGCCGCTTCAGGCGGTTGTTGCGGTTGATCACGCGGCGGTAGAGGTCGTTGAGATCGCTGGTGGCGAAGCGGCCGCCCTCGAGCGGAACGAGCGGGCGCAGATCCGGCGGAATCACCGGGATCACTTCCATGATCATGTGCTCGGCCTTGTTGCCGCTCTCGCGGAACGCCTCGAGCACCTTCAGGCGCTTCGCGCACTTCTTGCGCTTCGCCTCGCTGGTCGCCTCGCGCATCTCCTCGCGCAGGCGCATCGACTCTCCCTCGACGTCGAGGTTCGCGAGCATCCCGCGCACGGCCTCGGCGCCGATGCCGTACTCGAACGCATCGCGGCCGAACTTCTCGCGCGCCTGCGCGAGATCGTCCTCGGACAGGAGCTGGCCGACGCGAAGGTCGGTCTCACCCGGATCGACGACGGCGTACGCCTCGAAGTAGAGGACCTTCTCGAGATCGCGCAGCGTGATCTCGAGGATGTTCCCGATGCGCGACGGCAGCGACTTCAGGAACCAGATGTGCGCGACGGGCGTGGCGAGCGTGATCTGGCCCATGCGCTCGCGGCGCACCTTGGCCTGGATCACCTCGACGCCGCACTTCTCGCAGATCACGCCACGGTGCTTCATGCGCTTGTACTTGCCGCAGTTGCACTCGTAGTCCTTGACCGGCCCGAAGATCTTCGCGCAGAACAGGCCGTCTCGTTCCGGCTTGAACGTGCGGTAGTTGATCGTCTCGGGCTTCTTCACCTCGCCGAACGACCACTCGCGGATCTTGTCCGGCGAGGCGAGCGAGATCTTGATCGCCTTGAAGGCGAGCGGGTCGCGGGGCTTTTCGAAGAGGCTGTAGAGATCGCGCAAGGTGTTGCTCTCCTGAGCCTTGTGAGTTTGGGGGTCGCACCAGCCGTTACTGGTGCGACTTGTCCTCGATGAGCTCGACGTTGAGACCGAGCGCCTGCATTTCCTTCACGATCACGTTGAAGGCTTCCGGCAGGCCCGGCTCGAGCTGGCAGTCGCCCTTCACGATCGATTCGTACATGCGCGTGCGTCCGAGCACGTCGTCCGACTTGACCGTCAGGAACTCCTGCAGGCTGAACGCGGCGCCGTAGGCCTCCATCGCCCAGACTTCCATCTCGCCGAGGCGCTGGCCGCCGAACTGCGCCTTGCCGCCCAGCGGCTGCTGGGTGACGAGGCTGTACGGCCCGATCGAGCGCGCGTGGATTTTCTCGTCCGCGAGGTGGTGCAGCTTCAGCATGTAGAGCACGCCGACGGTGACGTCGTTCGCAAAGGCGTCGCCGCTGCGCCCGTCGAACAGAATCGTCTGTCCGCTGGTCGCCTGGCCGCCGCGCGTGAGCTCGCGCTTGATCTCGTCTTCCTTCGCGCCGTCGAACACGGCGGAGGCGACGTGAATCCCGCGCTTCACGTTCTCGGCGATCTTGCGCACCGTCTCGTCCGGCGCGCCGTCGATCATCTTCGCGAGCTTGGGATCGTCGTAGATCTCCTTCAGCTTCGTGCGCAGCGCGGCCGGCCCAGCGTGCTTGTCGATCAGCGCGTTGAGCTGGTTGCCGAGACCGCGCGCCGCCCAGCCGAGATGCGTCTCGAGGATCTGCCCGATGTTCATGCGCGAAGGCACGCCCAGCGGGTTGAGCACGATGTCGACCGGCGTGCCGTCGAGCATGTAGGGCATGTCCTCGTCGGGAAGAATCCGCGAGATCACGCCCTTGTTGCCGTGGCGCCCGGCCATCTTGTCGCCGACCGACAGCTTGCGTTTGATGGCGACGTAGACCTTCACCATCTTGAACACGCCCGGCGGCAGCTCGTCGCCCTTCTTCAGGCGCGCGACGCGCTCGTCGAACACGGCGCGGATCACGTTCGCCTGATCCTCGAAGCGCGTGAACACGCGGTCCACGCGCTCTTGGATCGCAGCGTCGGTGACCTGCACTTCGCGCCAGCGCCGAATCGGCACGCCGCTCAGGCGCTCCGCCGTGATCGTCTCGCCGGCATCGAGCCAGACCTCCGAGCGGCGATCGTCGGCGACGCGATTCGCCGCCTTCTTGCCGACCACGAGCTCCGAGATTTTCGCGTGCGCGTTGTCGCGCAGGATCTTGATCTCGTCCTCCTGGTCCTTGCGCAGCCGCTCGGTCTCCTGCTCCTCGATCGCGCGCGCGCGCTCGTCCTTCTCGACGCCGCGGCGCGAGAAGACCTGCGCTCCGATCACGATGCCGGCGACTCCCGGCGGCACGCGCAGCGAGGTGTCGCGCACGTCGCCGGCCTTCTCGCCGAAGATCGCGCGCAACAGGCGCTCCTCGGGCGAGAGCTGCGTCTCGCCCTTCGGCGTGATCTTGCCGACCAGGATGTCGTCGCTCTTCACCTCGGCGCCGATCCGCACGATGCCGGACTCGTCGAGATCCTTGAGCGCTTCCTCACCCACGTTCGGGATGTCGCGCGTGATCTCTTCGCGGCCCAGCTTCGTGTCGCGGGCGACGCACTCGAACTCCTCGATGTGCACCGAGGTGAACTGATCCTCGCGCACGACGCGCTCGCTGATCAGGATCGAGTCTTCGAAGTTGTATCCGCCCCACGGCATGAACGCGACGACGACGTTGCGGCCGAGCGCGAGCTCGCCGCGATCGGTCGCCGGGCCGTCGGCGATCACCTGCCCGCGCTTCACCTTGTCGCCGACTTGCACGATCGGCTTCTGGTTGATCGCGGTGCTCTGGTTCGAGCGCTGGTATTTGACCAGCGAGATGATGTCGACGTTCGGGCCTTCCGACTCTTCCTCCGTCGGCTTGATCACGATGCGGCTCGCGTCGACGCCGACCACCGTGCCGTCGCGCTTCGCGACCACGGTTACGCCCGAGTCGCGCGCCACGACCGCCTCCATGCCGGTGCCGACGAACGGCGCGTCCGTGCGCAGGAGCGGCACGGCTTGGCGCTGCATGTTCGCGCCCATGAGTGCGCGGTTCGCGTCGTCGTTCTCGAGGAACGGCACGAGCGAAGCGGCCACCGACACGAGCTGGTTCGGCGAGACGTCCATCATCTCGACGTCGTCGGTCCGCAGCATCTGGAACTCACCCATCTTGCGGGCGGTCACCGTCTCGTTGACGAACGTGCCCTCCTGGTCGAGCGGCGAGTTCGCCTGCGCGATCGCGAGGCGCTCCTCCTCGAGCGCACTCAAGTACTTCACTTCGCCCGAGACCTTCTTGTCGCTCACGCTGCGATACGGCGTCTCGATGAAGCCGAAGTCGTTCACGCGCGCGTAGGTCGAGAGCGACGCGATCAGGCCGATGTTCGGGCCTTCAGGCGTCTCGATCGGGCAGATGCGCCCGTAGTGCGTCGGGTGCACGTCGCGCACTTCGAAGCCCGCGCGCTCGCGCGTCAGGCCGCCTGGGCCGAGCGCGCTGAGGCGGCGCTTGTGCGTCACCGCCGACAGCGGGTTCGTCTGATCCATGAACTGCGAGAGCTGGCTCGAGCCGAAGAACTCCTTGATCACGGCCGAGACGGGCTTCGAGTTGATCAGGTCGTGGGGCATCAGCGTCTCGATCTCTTGGAGCGACATGCGCTCCTTGATCGCGCGCTCCATGCGCACGAGGCCGATGCGGTACTGGTTCTCGAGCAGCTCACCGACCACGCGCACGCGGCGATTGCCGAGGTGGTCGATGTCGTCGATGCGCTTGTCGGGATCCGAGCCGTTGCGCAGATCGACGAGGTACTTCACCGCGCCGATGATGTCGGCGGGGCGCAGCGTCTTCAGCTCGCCGAGCGCGCACTCCTCCTCGGGGCTGTTCGGGCCCTTCGTCGAGTACGTCACGCGCTGCTCCGCCGTGAAGCTCAGCTTGTGGTTGAGCTTGAGGCGGCCGACGCGCGAGAGGTCGTAGCGCTCGGGGTTGAAGAACAGGTTGTGG
Coding sequences within it:
- the tuf gene encoding elongation factor Tu; this encodes MAKEKFERNKPHVNVGTIGHVDHGKTTLTAAITQRQATKGLAAFMAYDQIDKAPEERERGITIATAHVEYQTANRHYAHVDCPGHADYVKNMITGAAQMDGAILVVSAADGPMPQTREHVLLARQVNVPHIVVFMNKCDMVDDPELLELVELEVRELLSKYNFPGDTTPIIKGSAVNALKDGKNDADNKCIDELMAALDSYIPEPKRALDKPFLMPIEDVFSITGRGTVVTGRVDQGIVKVGDEVEIVGIRPTQKTIVTGVEMFRKLLDQGQAGDNVGCLLRGTGKDDVERGQVLAKPGSIKPHTKFKAQAYVLTKEEGGRHTPFFNGYRPQFYFRTTDVTGVANLPAGTEMVMPGDNVEITVELITPVAMDKEQRFAIREGGRTVGSGVVAEIVE
- the fusA gene encoding elongation factor G; this encodes MPRQAPLERTRNIGIMAHIDAGKTTTTERILFYTGVTYKLGEVHEGTATMDWMEQEQERGITITSAATTCFWKEHRINIIDTPGHVDFTAEVERSLRVLDGAVAVFCGVGGVEPQSETVWRQADKYHVPRIAFVNKMDRIGADFPRVMRMMRERLAANPIPLHVPIGREDGFRGVVDVLENKAIVWDGTELGAAFHDEPVPSELAATVAEYREKAIEAAADVDEALMAQYLEGQQIAVDALRKALREATLKLRIVPVLCGSSFRNKGVQPLLDGIVNYLPSPLDVPAIEGHKPEKDREVVRRKADDKEPFAGLAFKIATDKHVGQLTYVRVYSGVVKSGDQVLNSATGKKERVGRLLQMHANKRQEIDAAYAGDIVAMVGMKNVATGHTLCAGNAPVVLEPIDFAEPVIKIAVEAKTQADMERLSTALGKLAAEDPTFRVSVDSETGQTILAGMGELHLEIKVDRLQREFGVAANVGRPQVSYKETIRQTAVVTGRYIKQTGGTGDYGVVKIEVSPGAPGSGFVFENALKGEAIPREYVPAIKHGCEEAAQSGELAGYQVVDIKVRLLDGQAHDVDSSERSFKIAASLAMRDGLREGKPALLEPVMSVEVVTPDEFVGPVQGDLNMRRGAITGLEARAGAQLVHADVPLAQMFGYVNQLRSMTQGRASYTMQFSHYAEVPEAVAKSIVPTY
- the rpsG gene encoding 30S ribosomal protein S7, which produces MPRRRVVAKRETIADPKFNDRLVTRFMNVIMRDGNKSTAEHILYGAFDEIESKTRNDPIAMFRRAVENVRPRIEVKSRRVGGANYQVPVEVRPERATSLAMRWIVESSRARDGRSMREKLANELIDAANERGEAVKKREDTHRMADANKAFSHYRW
- a CDS encoding 30S ribosomal protein S12, which gives rise to MPTVQQLLRAGRTANRKKSKSPDLGASPQRRGVCIRVFTQTPKKPNSALRKVARVRLTNGNEVNAYIPGEGHTLQEHSVVLVRGGRVKDLPGVRYHIVRGTLDSTGVANRKQSRSKYGAKTPK
- the rpoC gene encoding DNA-directed RNA polymerase subunit beta', whose amino-acid sequence is MRDLYSLFEKPRDPLAFKAIKISLASPDKIREWSFGEVKKPETINYRTFKPERDGLFCAKIFGPVKDYECNCGKYKRMKHRGVICEKCGVEVIQAKVRRERMGQITLATPVAHIWFLKSLPSRIGNILEITLRDLEKVLYFEAYAVVDPGETDLRVGQLLSEDDLAQAREKFGRDAFEYGIGAEAVRGMLANLDVEGESMRLREEMREATSEAKRKKCAKRLKVLEAFRESGNKAEHMIMEVIPVIPPDLRPLVPLEGGRFATSDLNDLYRRVINRNNRLKRLQELNAPEVIIRNEKRMLQEAVDALFDNGRRGRVITGPSKRPLKSLSDMLKGKSGRFRQNLLGKRVDYSGRSVIVAGPELRLHQCGLPSRMALELFKPFIYSKLEQRGYVTTIKAAKKMVERERPEVWDILAEVIKEHPVILNRAPTLHRLGMQAFEPVLIDGKAIQLHPLVCKAFNADFDGDQMAVHVPLSIEAQIEARVLMMSTNNILSPATGRPIIDPSQDIVLGCYYMTRERPGALGEGRRFASPEEVRVAYDSGELDIHAGIKVRMNGATAETTTGRVLLSEIVPEEIPFKFINQVMDKKALGELIDQAYRRLGNKATVLLADRLRTLGYQNATKAGVSICLDDMMVPPDKERFISEAQQQVAEVENQYLDGLISDGERYNKVIDIWANAGEVIAAQLLENLGIDKTRSAKDKKVPSFNSIYMMADSGARGSAQQIRQLAGMRGLMAKPSGEIIETPITSNFREGLSAQQYFISTHGARKGLADTALKTANSGYLTRRLVDVAQDVIIRHDDCLEDVRQSTREKAPQKYGIKMISLVEGGDIIEGIGERILGRTALLDVLDPVTRKPLLKAGDEITEERVKIIEEAGVDEVWIRSVLTCQVLRGVCVKCYGRDLARGTMVNRGEAVGVIAAQSIGEPGTQLTMRTFHIGGAATRRVEASHHETTSDGTVRYSNLRTVKDRDGRAIAMNRNGEIGIFDPSGRERERYPVTYGAHIKVDDGQAIKAGGVLCEWDPFANPILTEQSGAIKLEDIVEGSTMQEQVDEFTGLSSRVIVESKDPDMRPRVSVLNDAGEIVYQALLPVGAYLSATEGQQVAAGDAVAKIPRQMTKTKDITGGLPRVAELFEARKPKETAIVTEVDGTVGFGPDSRGKRRVIVTTEDGEQREYLIPKGKHVSVHEGDRVRKGEPLMDGSANPHDILRIEGEQELAKWMVDEVQEVYRLQGVKINDKHIEVIIRQMLRKLRVKEAGDTDLLVGEHVDKVEFDETNKRMKEEGKKIATGEPILLGITKASLSTESWISAASFQETTKVLTEGSIWGKTDLLHGLKENVIMGRLIPAGTGLSRYTNLGIQIDAPAGGYALEEGSSSSLPELPPLEVPRPVDDDAEDADELPA